From the Psychrobacillus sp. FSL K6-4046 genome, one window contains:
- a CDS encoding glycerol-3-phosphate dehydrogenase/oxidase, which translates to MKSSVEREQILNTLNFYEFDVLVIGGGITGAGIALDAVTRGMSVALVEMQDFAAGTSSRSTKLIHGGLRYLKQMEIKMVAEVGKEREIVYENAVHVSKPTGMLLPFHKQGTFGPLSTSAGLKLYDYLAGVKKEERRLMLSAQETLEKEPLVKSKDLLGGGYYVEYVTDDARLTIEVVKKAIEKGAVCLNYAKARSFLYSDDNKVVGAEIVDMVTNKRIAIHAKKVVNATGPWVDGVRALDAIENKKKLRLTKGIHVVIDQSIFPLHQAIYFDTPDKRMVFAIPREGKTYVGTTDTFFEGKIQNPVATLQDVEYLIDAIHYMFPGVRVGIEHVESTWAGVRPLIYEDGKDPSEISRKDEIWESEAGLLTIAGGKLTGYRKMAETIVDKISKQLGDEKYGPCVTKHLKLSGGEIESSEQFEGFVALKEQIAPSYGLTQEEGRRLAKLYGSNVDKVFQYAHILSTVPTNLPLGLLAQIYYAVHEEMTYSPVDFLVRRTGMLYFHIDQYKLYKDEVLSVMKQLLHYSEEETESFSQLLEEALIDAMFSKGSVVE; encoded by the coding sequence GTGAAATCTTCAGTAGAACGTGAGCAAATACTAAATACATTAAACTTTTATGAATTCGATGTCTTAGTCATCGGAGGTGGTATAACAGGCGCGGGGATAGCTCTTGATGCAGTAACGAGAGGGATGTCTGTAGCCTTAGTGGAAATGCAGGACTTTGCAGCAGGGACATCAAGCCGATCGACAAAGCTAATACACGGTGGTTTGCGTTACCTGAAGCAAATGGAAATTAAGATGGTAGCCGAGGTAGGGAAAGAAAGAGAAATTGTCTACGAGAATGCAGTTCATGTGTCTAAACCTACTGGCATGCTCCTTCCATTCCATAAGCAAGGAACGTTTGGTCCCTTAAGTACTTCAGCTGGCCTAAAACTATATGATTATCTAGCGGGTGTTAAAAAAGAAGAACGTCGTCTGATGCTATCTGCTCAGGAAACACTAGAAAAAGAGCCTCTAGTTAAAAGTAAGGACCTTCTTGGTGGTGGCTATTACGTTGAGTATGTTACGGACGATGCAAGACTAACTATCGAAGTTGTAAAAAAAGCGATTGAAAAAGGTGCCGTATGCTTAAACTATGCTAAGGCTAGATCCTTCCTCTATAGCGATGATAATAAAGTGGTTGGTGCTGAAATAGTAGACATGGTTACAAACAAAAGAATTGCAATTCATGCTAAAAAGGTAGTAAATGCTACTGGACCTTGGGTTGACGGTGTGAGAGCACTAGATGCAATCGAGAACAAAAAGAAGCTGCGACTAACAAAAGGTATTCATGTTGTAATCGACCAATCTATCTTCCCGCTGCATCAAGCAATCTATTTTGATACACCTGACAAACGAATGGTATTTGCGATACCTAGGGAAGGCAAAACATATGTTGGGACAACTGACACCTTTTTTGAAGGGAAAATCCAAAATCCAGTAGCTACGTTACAGGACGTTGAATATCTAATAGATGCCATTCATTACATGTTCCCTGGTGTCAGAGTAGGAATCGAGCATGTTGAGTCTACATGGGCAGGTGTTCGTCCGTTAATCTATGAGGATGGCAAGGATCCGTCTGAAATTTCACGTAAGGATGAGATTTGGGAATCAGAGGCGGGACTATTAACAATAGCAGGCGGTAAGCTGACAGGCTATCGTAAAATGGCCGAAACAATCGTTGATAAGATTTCTAAGCAGCTCGGGGATGAAAAGTATGGTCCTTGTGTGACGAAGCATTTGAAGTTATCTGGTGGTGAAATTGAGAGCTCAGAGCAATTCGAAGGATTTGTTGCTTTAAAAGAGCAAATCGCTCCTTCCTACGGTTTAACGCAAGAAGAGGGAAGAAGATTGGCTAAGCTCTACGGCTCAAATGTAGATAAAGTGTTCCAATATGCGCATATTCTCTCTACTGTTCCAACTAATTTGCCATTAGGTTTGCTAGCGCAGATATACTATGCAGTTCATGAGGAGATGACGTACTCCCCAGTTGATTTCTTAGTAAGAAGAACGGGTATGCTGTATTTCCATATTGACCAGTACAAATTGTATAAGGATGAAGTACTAAGCGTGATGAAGCAATTGCTACATTACAGTGAGGAAGAGACTGAAAGCTTCTCTCAACTATTAGAAGAAGCTTTAATAGATGCTATGTTTTCGAAAGGTAGTGTTGTGGAGTGA
- the mutL gene encoding DNA mismatch repair endonuclease MutL yields the protein MGKIVVMEELLSNKIAAGEVVERPASVVKELVENAIDAESTSIEIMLEEAGLAKIQVTDNGKGMDEEDALRSFSRHATSKIMTEHDLFRIRSLGFRGEALASIASVSKIELWTSDGEEIGTKVMLEGGRVISCTPAPIRRGTDIVVKQLFFNTPARLKYLKTIQTELGHTIDLINRLALSFPEIAFKLSHNNQTILQTSGRGDLRQVLASIYGVSNAKKMIKFEAESSDFKISGYGTLPEITRASKNYMTILVNGRWVKHYGLNNAIVEAYHTLLPIGRFPIVVLNIETDPMLTDVNVHPAKHQIRLSKEKELMELVKQTIRKVMHRSQQPPEIKEKPVKPKPQPSFQFDFFKQTYEPIKQEVREQKDFSITLPPNNDQRPDVESSKWEDITTVMEQSFSTNDEPYSEPAFEQRDPFPDLHVVGQIHGTYIVAQSEDGFYLVDQHAAQERVKYEYYKEKVGDVDATERQALLLPLTFHYSLDEAYRIKESIDELHKVGIFLEEFGSSSFVVRDHPVWFPKGHETKIIEGLIEQVLTNRKTDIKKLREEAAIMMSCKLSIKANHYLTLHDMEQLLVSLKNAKHPLTCPHGRPVIVHFSTYEIEKMFKRVM from the coding sequence ATGGGGAAAATCGTCGTAATGGAAGAGCTCTTATCTAACAAAATAGCTGCAGGGGAAGTAGTCGAGAGGCCAGCCTCCGTAGTAAAGGAGTTAGTGGAGAATGCCATTGATGCAGAAAGCACCTCCATAGAAATTATGCTAGAGGAGGCAGGATTAGCTAAAATTCAGGTGACTGACAATGGTAAGGGCATGGATGAGGAGGATGCTTTACGTTCCTTCTCTAGACATGCAACCTCTAAAATAATGACCGAACATGATCTGTTCCGAATCCGTTCCTTAGGTTTCCGAGGAGAGGCCTTAGCCAGTATCGCTTCTGTTTCTAAGATTGAACTTTGGACCTCAGATGGAGAGGAGATTGGAACAAAGGTTATGCTGGAGGGAGGAAGAGTAATCTCCTGTACTCCCGCGCCAATTCGAAGAGGGACGGACATTGTAGTAAAACAATTATTTTTCAACACACCGGCACGACTTAAGTATTTAAAAACGATACAAACAGAGCTAGGACATACCATTGATTTGATCAATCGGCTAGCGCTTAGCTTTCCAGAGATAGCATTTAAGCTATCACATAACAACCAGACAATCCTACAAACTAGCGGTCGTGGAGATTTAAGACAGGTGTTAGCTTCGATATACGGAGTATCTAATGCTAAAAAAATGATAAAATTCGAGGCAGAATCATCGGATTTTAAGATTTCAGGCTATGGAACACTTCCGGAGATCACTAGGGCGTCTAAAAATTATATGACAATCTTAGTTAACGGGCGCTGGGTCAAGCATTACGGATTAAATAATGCCATTGTGGAGGCCTATCATACGTTACTACCAATTGGACGCTTTCCGATTGTCGTCTTAAACATTGAAACAGACCCAATGCTAACAGATGTAAACGTGCATCCTGCTAAGCATCAAATTCGTTTGAGTAAGGAAAAGGAACTGATGGAGCTAGTAAAACAAACCATCCGCAAGGTTATGCATCGTTCCCAGCAACCACCTGAGATAAAGGAGAAGCCTGTGAAGCCAAAGCCTCAGCCGAGCTTCCAGTTCGATTTCTTTAAACAAACATATGAGCCAATAAAGCAGGAAGTAAGGGAGCAGAAGGATTTCTCTATCACTCTTCCTCCAAATAACGATCAAAGACCTGATGTGGAGTCTTCTAAATGGGAAGACATCACAACCGTCATGGAACAGAGCTTTTCGACTAATGATGAACCATATTCTGAACCAGCCTTCGAACAAAGAGACCCATTTCCGGATTTACATGTGGTCGGCCAAATCCATGGTACATATATTGTTGCGCAAAGTGAAGATGGATTTTATCTGGTTGATCAGCACGCAGCACAGGAACGTGTGAAGTATGAGTATTACAAGGAAAAGGTGGGAGACGTTGATGCAACTGAGCGTCAAGCACTTCTGCTACCACTCACCTTCCATTATTCTTTGGATGAAGCTTATCGTATTAAGGAGTCCATCGATGAGCTGCACAAAGTAGGTATATTTTTGGAGGAATTTGGTTCCTCTAGCTTTGTTGTGAGAGATCATCCAGTATGGTTTCCAAAGGGGCATGAAACGAAAATCATTGAGGGACTAATCGAGCAAGTGTTGACAAATCGTAAAACAGACATTAAAAAGCTCCGTGAAGAAGCTGCAATCATGATGAGCTGTAAGCTTTCCATTAAAGCAAACCATTATTTAACGCTGCATGATATGGAGCAGCTGCTAGTCAGTCTAAAAAATGCGAAGCACCCTTTGACTTGTCCACACGGCAGACCAGTCATTGTCCATTTTTCGACGTATGAAATTGAAAAGATGTTCAAACGAGTAATGTAG
- a CDS encoding alpha/beta hydrolase, giving the protein MKQILEAKMSDGHLIYVMKCIPSDTPIGHVHLMHGLAEHIERYDAFIDFLVDQGFIVSGHDHRGHGKTAGKNGQLGYFADHAGFERITEDVREVLLTVREGISDVPLILFGHSMGSFVARRYMQKYSDSLSKVILSGTAFDPGVMGNMGKLIGKVASKIKSPQAESPLLNSLAFGGFNKKIDHPETPFDWLTRDEEEVRKYIEDPLCGFVPSNQLYVDMFGGMRAIHKESEIMKIRKDLPVLIISGGKDPVGKDGKDVFKVAEGMKKAGMKNITVQLVEGARHELLKEIGKEQTMEFIYKWMMKNE; this is encoded by the coding sequence GTGAAGCAAATTTTAGAAGCAAAGATGTCAGATGGTCATCTCATTTATGTGATGAAATGTATACCATCTGATACACCAATTGGCCATGTTCACCTCATGCATGGCTTGGCAGAGCATATTGAGCGTTACGATGCATTTATCGATTTTCTGGTTGATCAGGGATTTATCGTAAGTGGACATGATCACCGTGGTCATGGAAAGACGGCAGGTAAGAACGGTCAGCTCGGCTATTTTGCCGATCATGCTGGGTTTGAAAGAATTACAGAGGATGTACGAGAAGTGCTGTTGACTGTCCGAGAAGGAATAAGTGATGTTCCTCTTATTTTGTTCGGACATAGCATGGGCTCGTTCGTTGCGCGTCGATATATGCAAAAATATAGTGATTCCCTGTCAAAGGTTATTTTAAGTGGAACAGCGTTTGACCCTGGAGTAATGGGTAACATGGGAAAGCTGATTGGTAAAGTAGCTTCTAAGATTAAATCACCACAGGCAGAAAGCCCTTTGCTTAACTCGCTAGCATTTGGAGGATTCAACAAGAAGATTGATCATCCGGAGACTCCTTTTGACTGGTTAACCAGAGACGAGGAAGAAGTAAGGAAATATATTGAGGATCCTCTATGTGGTTTTGTCCCATCCAACCAGCTTTACGTTGATATGTTTGGTGGAATGAGAGCTATTCATAAGGAATCGGAAATTATGAAAATTCGTAAAGACCTCCCCGTGCTCATTATAAGCGGAGGGAAGGACCCCGTAGGAAAAGACGGCAAGGATGTATTTAAAGTGGCGGAAGGTATGAAAAAAGCTGGTATGAAAAATATAACGGTGCAATTGGTCGAAGGGGCAAGACACGAACTATTAAAGGAAATAGGAAAAGAGCAAACAATGGAATTTATATATAAGTGGATGATGAAGAATGAATAA
- the glpK gene encoding glycerol kinase GlpK: MGKYILSIDQGTTSSRAILFDKKGNIVHSSQKEFKQHFPKSGWVEHDAKEIWGTVLSVLAAVLTESGSQPGDVHGIGITNQRETTVVWNKHTGRPIYNAIVWQSRQTQSIIDELKEENLEPFFQEKTGLRLDPYFSATKVKWILDNVEGAREQAEAGELLFGTIDTWLIWKLSDGKAHVTDYSNASRTMLYNIFEQKWDQEICEKLNIPMGMLPTVSSSSEVYAKTDPSVFFGKEIDIAGAAGDQQAALFGQCCFEKGMAKNTYGTGCFMLLNTGEEAVTSHNGLLTTIAWGINGKVTYALEGSVFVAGSAIQWLRDGLRMLKHANESESYAKRVDSTEGVYVVPAFVGLGTPYWDSGARGSIFGLTRGTTKEHFVRATLESLAYQSKDVLDTMINDSGVDVEVLRVDGGAVSNEFLMQFQSDLLNLPVELAKLNETTALGAAFLAGLATGFWKDEQELSDMRKSQRLYEPQMDDARRKRLYKGWKLAVEATRVFKFQDEEVE; the protein is encoded by the coding sequence GTGGGAAAATATATTTTATCCATCGATCAAGGTACTACTAGTTCAAGAGCTATTCTATTCGATAAAAAAGGTAATATCGTTCATTCCTCCCAAAAGGAGTTCAAGCAGCACTTTCCGAAGTCAGGCTGGGTAGAACATGACGCAAAGGAAATTTGGGGGACTGTGCTGTCAGTATTGGCGGCAGTGTTAACAGAAAGCGGTAGTCAACCTGGCGATGTTCATGGTATCGGAATTACTAACCAACGCGAAACGACGGTTGTCTGGAACAAGCATACAGGAAGACCTATATATAATGCGATTGTTTGGCAATCAAGACAGACCCAGTCTATTATTGATGAGCTAAAGGAAGAAAACCTAGAACCTTTTTTTCAAGAAAAAACGGGCTTAAGGCTGGATCCTTACTTTTCCGCAACTAAAGTTAAATGGATATTAGATAATGTCGAGGGAGCAAGGGAACAGGCGGAGGCTGGAGAGCTGCTATTTGGAACCATTGATACATGGCTAATTTGGAAGCTATCTGATGGTAAGGCCCATGTCACAGATTACTCCAATGCCTCTCGAACGATGCTCTATAATATATTTGAGCAAAAGTGGGATCAGGAGATTTGCGAGAAGCTAAATATTCCGATGGGAATGCTGCCTACTGTTTCTTCTTCATCAGAGGTTTATGCAAAAACTGATCCATCTGTTTTCTTTGGGAAAGAAATTGACATAGCAGGAGCTGCGGGTGATCAGCAGGCTGCCTTGTTTGGACAATGCTGTTTTGAAAAGGGTATGGCTAAAAACACATATGGTACAGGCTGCTTTATGCTCTTAAATACCGGAGAGGAAGCGGTAACCTCTCATAACGGTTTATTGACGACCATCGCATGGGGGATTAACGGAAAGGTGACCTATGCATTAGAGGGGAGCGTTTTTGTCGCTGGCTCTGCCATACAATGGCTGCGTGATGGACTGCGTATGTTAAAGCATGCCAATGAATCTGAAAGCTACGCAAAACGTGTGGATTCTACAGAAGGTGTATATGTCGTTCCGGCCTTCGTTGGATTAGGAACACCTTATTGGGATTCTGGAGCTAGAGGGTCCATATTTGGACTCACACGGGGCACTACGAAGGAACATTTTGTCCGTGCTACCCTCGAGTCTCTTGCCTACCAGTCAAAGGACGTCTTAGATACGATGATCAATGATTCTGGTGTTGATGTAGAAGTGCTCAGAGTAGATGGTGGTGCAGTAAGTAATGAATTTCTCATGCAATTTCAAAGTGATTTGTTAAATTTACCCGTAGAGCTTGCAAAGCTAAACGAGACTACGGCATTAGGCGCTGCTTTTCTAGCAGGCTTGGCAACCGGGTTTTGGAAGGATGAGCAGGAGCTATCCGACATGAGAAAAAGCCAACGCTTATACGAGCCTCAAATGGATGACGCTAGAAGAAAACGATTATATAAGGGCTGGAAATTAGCCGTTGAAGCAACACGAGTATTTAAATTTCAGGATGAGGAAGTGGAGTAA
- the cotE gene encoding outer spore coat protein CotE → MKYLRHIVTKAVVAKGKKRTESCETLRPPNTPSSILGCWVINHTYQSKKHGKFVEVSGKFDINVWYAHHDHSKTSVFTETVNYKDRIKLSYRDKDATGEEVHVRVIQQPNCTEAIIVKGCEFQVTVERELLAEVVGETTVCIQVYDEDFEEEWAYEDESSSSSSSSSSSSSSSSSSDDFHDSSSL, encoded by the coding sequence ATGAAATATTTGCGACATATCGTGACGAAAGCAGTAGTTGCTAAAGGTAAAAAGAGAACGGAATCTTGTGAGACACTTCGACCACCAAACACACCTTCTAGCATTTTAGGGTGCTGGGTTATTAATCATACGTACCAGTCTAAAAAACACGGGAAATTTGTAGAAGTATCTGGAAAATTCGATATCAACGTGTGGTATGCTCACCACGATCACTCTAAAACATCTGTATTTACGGAGACTGTGAACTATAAGGACCGCATTAAACTAAGCTATAGAGACAAAGATGCCACTGGTGAGGAAGTACATGTACGTGTCATTCAACAGCCAAATTGCACAGAAGCAATTATTGTCAAAGGCTGTGAATTCCAAGTGACGGTAGAGAGAGAGTTACTTGCGGAAGTAGTAGGAGAAACAACTGTTTGTATTCAAGTTTATGATGAAGATTTCGAGGAAGAATGGGCTTACGAGGATGAGAGTTCATCCAGTTCTTCTAGCTCATCTAGCTCATCTAGCTCGTCTAGCTCTTCAGACGATTTCCACGATTCATCTTCACTTTAA
- the mutS gene encoding DNA mismatch repair protein MutS gives MTTITPMMQQYLKIKENYIDAFLFFRLGDFYELFHDDAIKAASILEITLTSRKDGIPMCGVPHHAAQSYIETLISKGHKVAICEQVEDPRVAKGVVKREVVQLVTPGTLMEGKALHNKTNYFIASADLLSTQEIVFSYLDVSTGDGFTTIIKGDEKEVVQQLLALQAKELIVSEQLYLVINDLSSVHDFTLSIEQEELADEEAAKYVENHPTVTYRTVKRLLKYIQKTQKRSLLHIQPFNFQEREAFLAMDYHSKRNLELVSSIRNGDQKGTLLWLLDETVTAMGGRKLKQWIHQPLANKQAIESRLNIVTSFLDDFMLREDIKELFKEVYDLERLVGRIGFGSAGGRDLAQLRQSLSKIPQIKQLLLETQDDTLHVLGEAIEDCQDIWRKLEDAISDQPPISVKDGGVIKNGYNDRLDTLRDASVNGKKWIAELEQREREITGAKNLKIGYNRVFGYYIELTKSNIHLADESRYVRKQTLANAERYITDELKEKESLILSAEDESLVLEYELFSELREQIKQYIPLVQKLAKQISELDVFISFAEVAEKHRLTRPIFHDSNAMIIKEGRHPVVEKMMNNQLYVPNDCVLTENENMLLITGPNMSGKSTFMRQVAITVIMAQIGCYVPAKSAELPIVDKIFTRIGAADDLAGGQSTFMIEMMESQHAIVNATNKSLLLFDEIGRGTSTYDGMSLAQAMMEYIHDHIGANTLFSTHYHELTELEQTLSMLRNVHVAATEKDGKVVFLHKLKEGPADKSYGIHVAELAQLPEEIISRAREILDTFEQQERKESAQSNGANTQLSFFEETPSSEAQAPVIKVDETNEEENETAKIIMKKLKKVNISGTTPLEALQLLYELQNELD, from the coding sequence ATGACTACAATTACTCCAATGATGCAACAATATTTAAAGATTAAAGAAAATTACATAGATGCTTTTTTGTTTTTCCGTCTCGGAGATTTTTATGAGCTATTTCATGATGATGCGATTAAGGCAGCATCCATTTTGGAGATTACTTTAACAAGCAGAAAGGACGGCATCCCGATGTGTGGTGTGCCACATCATGCTGCACAGAGCTATATAGAGACTCTGATCTCGAAAGGGCACAAGGTAGCAATATGCGAGCAGGTGGAAGATCCGAGGGTTGCTAAAGGTGTCGTCAAGCGAGAGGTTGTTCAACTGGTAACTCCAGGTACTCTCATGGAGGGCAAGGCATTACACAATAAGACAAATTATTTTATCGCCTCAGCCGATTTATTGTCTACGCAAGAAATTGTTTTCTCTTATTTGGATGTATCCACAGGTGATGGGTTTACTACTATTATAAAAGGAGACGAAAAGGAAGTGGTTCAACAGCTTCTTGCTCTCCAGGCAAAAGAATTAATCGTAAGCGAACAATTATATTTAGTGATAAACGACCTATCCTCTGTTCATGACTTTACGTTATCCATCGAGCAAGAGGAATTGGCAGATGAAGAGGCTGCAAAGTATGTGGAGAATCATCCAACAGTCACCTATCGTACAGTCAAGCGTTTATTAAAATACATACAGAAAACACAAAAACGATCATTGCTCCATATTCAACCTTTTAACTTCCAGGAAAGAGAAGCGTTCCTTGCAATGGATTACCATTCTAAACGTAATTTAGAGCTTGTCTCCTCGATACGAAACGGAGATCAAAAAGGAACGTTGTTATGGCTATTAGATGAAACAGTCACAGCTATGGGCGGAAGAAAACTGAAGCAATGGATTCATCAACCACTAGCCAATAAGCAGGCGATTGAATCTAGGCTCAATATCGTTACCAGCTTCTTAGATGACTTTATGCTAAGAGAAGACATAAAAGAGCTGTTCAAAGAAGTATATGATTTAGAGCGATTGGTTGGAAGAATTGGCTTTGGAAGTGCTGGAGGACGGGACCTTGCCCAACTTCGACAGTCTCTTTCTAAAATCCCGCAGATTAAACAGCTTCTATTAGAAACGCAAGACGATACGCTACATGTATTAGGAGAAGCAATAGAAGATTGTCAGGACATTTGGAGGAAGCTCGAGGATGCGATTAGTGATCAGCCACCTATTTCTGTCAAGGATGGCGGAGTCATAAAAAATGGCTATAACGACCGATTAGACACGCTTCGAGATGCTTCTGTTAACGGCAAGAAATGGATTGCAGAGCTTGAGCAGAGAGAACGAGAAATCACGGGAGCAAAAAATTTAAAAATCGGTTATAACCGAGTGTTTGGCTATTATATCGAGCTAACAAAATCGAATATCCACTTAGCCGATGAATCTAGATATGTGCGTAAACAGACTCTTGCTAATGCTGAAAGGTATATAACAGACGAGCTAAAGGAGAAGGAATCACTGATCCTATCAGCCGAGGATGAAAGTCTAGTATTAGAATATGAACTTTTCTCCGAACTTCGTGAACAAATTAAACAATATATTCCGCTAGTACAAAAGCTAGCGAAGCAAATCAGCGAGCTTGATGTGTTTATATCGTTTGCCGAGGTTGCTGAGAAGCATCGTCTGACAAGACCAATCTTCCATGATTCGAATGCAATGATTATAAAAGAGGGAAGACATCCAGTTGTAGAAAAGATGATGAATAATCAGCTGTATGTCCCAAATGATTGTGTACTTACGGAAAACGAAAATATGCTACTTATTACTGGACCGAATATGTCCGGTAAGAGTACCTTTATGAGACAAGTAGCCATCACTGTGATCATGGCACAAATAGGCTGTTATGTGCCTGCTAAATCTGCCGAGCTGCCGATTGTGGATAAAATATTCACTCGTATCGGAGCGGCTGATGACCTTGCAGGAGGTCAAAGTACTTTCATGATAGAGATGATGGAGTCCCAGCATGCCATAGTCAATGCAACAAACAAAAGCCTACTGTTGTTCGATGAAATCGGTCGTGGGACTTCTACCTATGATGGCATGAGCTTAGCTCAAGCAATGATGGAGTATATACATGACCATATTGGGGCTAACACTTTGTTCTCCACTCATTACCATGAGCTGACAGAACTAGAGCAAACATTGTCCATGCTTCGTAATGTCCATGTGGCTGCTACTGAAAAAGATGGCAAGGTTGTTTTCCTTCACAAACTGAAAGAGGGGCCAGCTGATAAAAGCTACGGAATCCATGTTGCAGAGCTAGCGCAGCTACCAGAAGAAATTATCTCAAGAGCTCGGGAAATCCTTGATACGTTTGAACAGCAGGAAAGAAAAGAATCCGCCCAGAGCAATGGAGCTAATACTCAGCTATCATTTTTTGAAGAGACACCAAGCTCTGAAGCCCAAGCGCCAGTAATAAAAGTGGATGAAACAAATGAAGAAGAAAATGAAACTGCTAAAATTATTATGAAAAAGCTTAAAAAGGTGAATATTTCGGGTACAACACCTTTAGAGGCTCTTCAATTATTATATGAGCTACAAAATGAACTAGATTAA
- a CDS encoding ABC transporter ATP-binding protein codes for METNKILSLVNVSKQFGNKKVLSGVNLDVYEGQIIGYIGPNGAGKSTTVKLILGLLDGYSGMIEIFGENIKKNNYTYKKRIGYVPETAELYENLTAYEYLVFTGEMYGLTTEEAEKKASSLMKEFGLEAAFHQRLSSFSKGMKQKVLIISSLLHDPDLLFYDEPLSGLDANSVMVIKEILAKLAAQGKTIFYSSHIMDVVEKISNRIVLLVNGEVVADGSFEELKQQSQSQEGSLEEIFNQLTGFNEHEEIAERFVQTVSGGTSHE; via the coding sequence ATGGAGACGAATAAGATTTTATCATTAGTAAATGTTTCGAAACAGTTCGGGAACAAGAAAGTGCTTAGCGGGGTGAACTTAGATGTCTATGAAGGTCAGATCATTGGATATATTGGACCGAATGGGGCAGGAAAAAGCACAACTGTAAAGCTAATTTTAGGCTTACTTGATGGGTACTCCGGAATGATTGAGATATTTGGAGAAAATATTAAAAAAAACAATTATACATATAAAAAGAGAATAGGCTATGTTCCTGAAACGGCAGAACTATACGAAAATCTAACAGCCTATGAGTATCTTGTTTTTACGGGTGAAATGTATGGATTAACAACGGAGGAGGCAGAAAAAAAGGCTTCTTCACTCATGAAGGAATTTGGTCTGGAAGCTGCATTCCACCAACGATTGTCCTCTTTTTCTAAGGGGATGAAACAAAAAGTACTAATCATTTCTAGCTTGCTACACGATCCAGACTTATTATTTTACGATGAGCCATTAAGTGGTTTGGACGCGAATAGTGTGATGGTTATTAAAGAAATTTTAGCCAAGCTTGCAGCACAAGGGAAAACTATATTTTACTCCTCTCATATAATGGATGTCGTTGAGAAAATCAGTAATCGGATTGTACTTTTAGTAAATGGGGAGGTAGTGGCGGACGGAAGCTTTGAAGAGCTAAAGCAACAAAGTCAAAGTCAAGAGGGCTCCTTAGAGGAAATATTTAATCAGCTGACTGGCTTTAACGAACATGAAGAGATTGCAGAACGTTTTGTGCAAACGGTTAGTGGAGGAACGAGCCATGAATGA
- a CDS encoding nucleotidyltransferase family protein — translation MLKKDIQTEQQILALIEDDKWMMDVLRTAQRLELSDWWICAGFVRSKIWDTLHGYDRRTPLADIDVIYFDPHCLDEGEEKRLEQQLIAWKPGIPWSVKNQARMHKINNLPPYKSAEDGIANFPETVTALGVKLGADGLILTAPHGIEDVIQMQVRPVPVFVMSEELQDVYKNRMKSKDWKGNWPMVSVQHKFL, via the coding sequence ATGCTTAAGAAAGATATTCAAACAGAGCAACAAATTTTAGCACTAATAGAAGACGACAAATGGATGATGGATGTATTGAGAACTGCACAAAGGTTGGAGCTTTCAGATTGGTGGATATGCGCTGGGTTTGTTCGGTCGAAAATATGGGATACGCTACATGGATATGATAGACGTACCCCCTTGGCAGATATAGATGTGATTTACTTTGATCCTCATTGCTTGGATGAAGGGGAGGAGAAAAGACTCGAACAGCAGTTGATAGCTTGGAAGCCTGGTATCCCTTGGTCTGTGAAAAACCAGGCAAGGATGCACAAGATAAATAATCTCCCACCTTATAAATCAGCGGAGGACGGGATAGCAAATTTCCCGGAAACAGTCACAGCGTTAGGGGTAAAGTTAGGGGCTGATGGTTTAATCTTAACGGCACCTCATGGTATCGAGGACGTAATTCAAATGCAAGTTCGCCCAGTGCCGGTATTTGTAATGAGCGAAGAACTTCAAGACGTATATAAAAATCGTATGAAGAGCAAGGACTGGAAGGGTAACTGGCCTATGGTTTCTGTACAACATAAATTTCTTTGA